A segment of the Streptomyces sp. ITFR-21 genome:
CCCTGGCAGGTCCAGCTGATCCTGCTCGACGTGGCCCAGGACCCGGTGAGCGACTGGATGCTGGAGCAGGTCGGGCCGTTCTTCGTCCGGGACTGACCGCGCGACCAGCGGGTATCCGCGGAGCGTCGCGGAGTGTCGCCGGCCGACTACGTATATGCCGCGTATACGCCGACTTTAGCCGGTGCGGGTTGAGTCGGTCAGCGTTCCACCGGGAACACTCGACCTGATTTGATGGCAGGCAGCGCACGGATGTGCGCCGGACGGACCGAACAGGCCGACCGGACCGGGCAGCCGGGCACGGTCGGCGGACAGCACACAGAACCGAACAGCGCAAAGAGCGGACAACCGACCAAGGGGAAGGGGCGGTCCCACGTGATCGCGGGCGCGCAAGGCGGCGCGGCGGCGGCCGGCCATATGGAGCAGATGCTGCTCCAGGTGGCCCCCGGCCGGTTCGACGCTTACGAGAACCTGCTCGGATCGCTGGCCGCCGGCCAGGTGTGGATGCTGCTGTGGCGGGGTTCGACCGGCTCGGCGGACGCCCAGTACGGCAGCATGGAGATCGGCGGCCACGGCTACGCGCCCTGCTGCACCTCGCCCCGCGAACTGGCCGCCAGTGGCTGGACCCGCGAGCACGAGGTGGTCTCCGGGCGGGACATCGCGCTCACCCTCTACCCCGACCGCTGCGGCCTGTGGCTCAACCCGCACGCGGCCGACGGCGGCGTCGGCGTGCCCTGGCCGGACCTGAGACGGATCGCCGTCGGCCTGGACCTGCTGCCGGCCGGACCGCTCCAGATCGGCGAACCCTCCCTGCAGATCCCGCAGTTCTACGCCCTGCTGGCCCAGGCCGCCCACCGCACCCCGGCGGTCCGCTCGCTGCGCCGGGCCTGGGTCCAGCCGGCCCTCGGCGAGCCGTACCTCGCGGTCGGCGTCGAGGTGTACGACTCCTCGCCGCAGGCGGTCGAGTCGGTCCGGCTGATGATGCGGCAGGCCGTGTCCGGCGTCCCGGACGGCCTCGCGGTCTCCACGGTCGCCATGGCGGACGCGTACGACCCGGTGGGCATGTGGATGCGGGCCAACGGCCAGCCGTTCTTCGACCGCGAGGCGTACGGCGGCGGCGCCTCGTGGGGCCCGGCGCGCTACTGACCGCCGCCCGCGGGCGGCGCCACCCGTTCCGGGACGGAAGCCGGACCGGTACGGCGGCGCCGGGCCGGCCCACGGCCGCCGCTCCCCCCGCGGACAGCGGGGCCGCCCCGACCGACCGCACGGGGAGACCGCGCCCGCTCCCGTACCGCGTCGCCCGCTTCCGGAGCGGGACACCCGCATCCGCGCCGCGTCACTTCTCCCGGGCGAAGATGCCCTCCAGCAGCCCCAGCGGCGGGCTCCCCAGCGCCAGCAGCGACGTGTGGAAGCGCGGCAGCGAGAACTCCCCGCCCCACTTGCGCCTGGCCCGCGCCCGCAGCCGCATGATCTCCAGCTTTCCCCAGGTGTAGCGGCCGTAGCCGGCGTCGAAGGTGCCGCGCCGCGCCTCGGACGCGGCGCTGGTACGGGCCAGGTGGGCGTCGCGCATGAACAGCCGGGTGGCCTCCTCCAGGTCCATCGTGCCGGTGTGCAGACCGATCGCGCAGGTCAGCCGGGTGACCCGGACCAGCGCCTCCAGGGCGACGCCGATGGCGAAGCGCGGGTCGTGGGCGCGGAAGCCCTCCTCCAGGCAGACCTCTTCGACGTAGTGCGCCCAGCCCTCGCTGAAGGAGAGGCTGTGCAGGGTGCGGCGGACCGGGCCGCGGGTGCGGCGCAGTGCCCGGCCGTGCGCGAAGTGGCCGGGGGAGACCTCGTGCACGGTGATCGCCGGCAGGCTGGTCCGGCTGAAGACCGTCAGCCACTCCTCGCGCTCCTCGGCCGGCCAGTCCGGATCCGGCGGGGTGACGTGGTACCAGGAGGGCGCGTCGGACT
Coding sequences within it:
- a CDS encoding enhanced serine sensitivity protein SseB C-terminal domain-containing protein: MIAGAQGGAAAAGHMEQMLLQVAPGRFDAYENLLGSLAAGQVWMLLWRGSTGSADAQYGSMEIGGHGYAPCCTSPRELAASGWTREHEVVSGRDIALTLYPDRCGLWLNPHAADGGVGVPWPDLRRIAVGLDLLPAGPLQIGEPSLQIPQFYALLAQAAHRTPAVRSLRRAWVQPALGEPYLAVGVEVYDSSPQAVESVRLMMRQAVSGVPDGLAVSTVAMADAYDPVGMWMRANGQPFFDREAYGGGASWGPARY